A portion of the Hyalangium minutum genome contains these proteins:
- a CDS encoding cupin domain-containing protein codes for MQELNQELHDEGRGTRTAFDVSEVSAEDVFAFSEELAGGQLIRFEDFTKDAYLDALIEKPWGYEHRVYADMLIDVWKLMLAPRQSTSMHCHPRKETVLMCLGGSLQINFLSHSIRVETGQYARIPKGVFHSTDNVGPWEAHLVEVETPRNKFDLIRKQDRYGRQGQQYESRNSAQDIAPLLEDPTQPYSKIREQDLQGLFRFDVLTGLRIKHSRRLPDFAVSLSAAGALGQRVAIFKSSEARFSQLESIERYLAITRI; via the coding sequence ATGCAGGAGCTGAACCAGGAACTACACGACGAGGGTAGGGGGACGCGAACTGCTTTTGATGTGTCCGAGGTGTCAGCGGAGGATGTCTTTGCATTCTCCGAGGAGCTCGCGGGCGGACAGCTCATCCGCTTCGAGGATTTCACCAAGGACGCCTATCTCGACGCCCTCATCGAGAAGCCATGGGGGTATGAACACAGAGTTTATGCCGACATGTTGATCGATGTGTGGAAGCTGATGCTGGCTCCTCGTCAATCCACGTCCATGCATTGTCATCCCCGCAAGGAGACCGTGCTGATGTGCTTGGGCGGGAGCCTGCAGATCAACTTCCTGAGCCACTCCATCCGCGTCGAGACGGGCCAATACGCACGCATCCCCAAGGGCGTGTTCCACTCCACCGACAACGTGGGGCCCTGGGAAGCCCATTTGGTCGAAGTGGAAACACCGAGAAACAAGTTCGACCTGATCCGCAAGCAAGACCGCTATGGGCGGCAAGGCCAGCAGTATGAGTCCAGAAATAGCGCCCAGGACATTGCCCCTTTGCTCGAGGACCCCACCCAGCCTTACTCCAAGATCCGCGAGCAGGATCTCCAAGGCTTGTTCCGGTTCGATGTCCTGACCGGCCTTCGGATCAAGCACAGCCGGCGGCTTCCCGACTTCGCGGTGTCACTGTCGGCTGCTGGGGCCCTCGGGCAGAGGGTTGCCATCTTCAAGAGCAGTGAGGCCCGGTTCTCTCAACTCGAGTCCATCGAGCGCTATCTGGCGATCACCCGCATCTGA
- a CDS encoding thiamine biosynthesis protein ThiJ has translation MPTSPLSTKESREGCHERGSFAVRDGRLVTGQNPASSVAAAREVLTALQER, from the coding sequence TTGCCCACGAGCCCACTCTCTACGAAGGAGTCCCGCGAGGGATGCCACGAAAGGGGCAGCTTCGCGGTGCGGGATGGCCGGCTGGTGACGGGGCAGAACCCCGCCTCGTCCGTCGCCGCCGCGCGCGAGGTGCTCACCGCCCTTCAGGAGCGCTGA
- a CDS encoding type IV pilus twitching motility protein PilT gives MARIDYIIEKLLKDSGLEIVMETGNGVSIRTTTGLLPVLKQQLTTQQIIGAVAELVPSDQRASFPAGGITLFPYSSPAGAVQVKFELEKDRARVSMVPFAPHAMYGTIDLEEDNLQLAPVAPAPSAPSTRPTLAPAAPAAPSAPVVAPRSAATGRNSQPAIPVLSSQGASSVPAPAAAPAAPPPPDPPPPAPAPAVSLGLVEGDQEQDEARAQMNSLLETMLARRASDLHMSSDTVPHMRIDGDMVPLPEYGPLTSARLKAMVFSIAPNKNKEQWEKKRDTDFAYELPAARFRVNVFADRKGIGSVMRQIPNTIRSAEEMGLSKQILDLCFLTKGLVLVTGPTGSGKSTTLASMVDYINRFREDHIITIEDPIEFVHPNKKCLVNQREIGVHTDSFKDALRAALREDPDVVLVGEMRDLETIAIAIETAETGHLVFGTLHTNTAASTVDRIIDQFPADRQSQIRMMLSESLKGVISQTLCKKIGGGRVAAQEVLLCTSSVSNLIREGKTFQIPSVMQTGRGAGMMMLNDALLELVKKKLVVPTEALNKSVARNEMRSMLERAGFKVETPGEAAASPPPAQK, from the coding sequence ATGGCCAGAATTGATTACATCATCGAAAAGTTGCTCAAGGACTCTGGTCTGGAAATCGTCATGGAGACCGGCAATGGTGTGAGCATTCGCACCACGACCGGGCTGCTGCCAGTCCTGAAGCAACAGCTCACGACCCAGCAGATCATCGGGGCGGTCGCGGAACTGGTACCTTCGGATCAGCGCGCGTCCTTTCCGGCCGGGGGGATCACCCTGTTTCCCTATTCCTCGCCTGCGGGCGCGGTGCAGGTGAAGTTCGAGCTGGAGAAGGACCGTGCCCGGGTGTCGATGGTGCCCTTCGCCCCCCATGCCATGTACGGCACGATCGATCTGGAGGAGGACAATCTCCAGCTCGCCCCGGTGGCGCCCGCGCCGAGCGCGCCCAGCACGCGTCCCACGCTTGCTCCTGCCGCTCCTGCCGCTCCTTCGGCGCCCGTAGTGGCGCCTCGCTCCGCTGCCACAGGCCGCAATTCGCAGCCGGCCATTCCGGTGCTCTCCTCGCAGGGGGCCTCCAGCGTCCCGGCGCCGGCGGCGGCGCCGGCGGCTCCTCCGCCTCCGGATCCCCCCCCGCCTGCTCCCGCCCCCGCTGTCTCCTTGGGCCTGGTCGAGGGAGACCAGGAACAGGACGAGGCGAGGGCGCAGATGAATTCCCTCTTGGAGACGATGCTGGCCCGCCGGGCCTCGGACCTCCATATGTCCAGCGATACGGTGCCGCACATGCGCATCGATGGCGACATGGTGCCGCTGCCGGAGTACGGCCCGCTGACTTCCGCGCGCCTCAAGGCGATGGTTTTCAGCATTGCTCCCAACAAGAACAAGGAGCAGTGGGAGAAGAAGCGCGATACCGACTTTGCCTATGAGCTGCCGGCCGCGCGCTTCCGCGTCAACGTCTTCGCGGATCGGAAGGGCATTGGCTCTGTGATGCGGCAGATCCCCAACACCATCCGCAGCGCGGAGGAGATGGGCCTGTCCAAGCAGATCCTGGACTTGTGTTTCCTCACGAAGGGGCTGGTGCTCGTCACCGGCCCCACGGGCTCGGGCAAGTCGACCACGCTGGCGTCGATGGTCGACTACATCAACCGGTTCCGCGAGGATCACATCATCACCATCGAGGACCCCATCGAGTTCGTTCACCCGAACAAGAAGTGCTTGGTGAACCAGCGGGAGATCGGCGTCCACACGGACTCCTTCAAGGACGCGCTGCGCGCGGCGCTTCGCGAGGATCCGGACGTGGTGCTGGTGGGTGAAATGCGAGACCTGGAGACCATCGCCATCGCCATCGAGACGGCGGAGACGGGGCACTTGGTGTTCGGGACGCTGCACACGAACACGGCGGCCTCCACGGTGGACCGCATCATCGACCAGTTTCCAGCGGACCGTCAGTCGCAGATTCGCATGATGTTGTCCGAGTCACTCAAGGGCGTCATCTCGCAGACGCTGTGCAAGAAAATTGGCGGTGGGCGCGTGGCGGCCCAAGAGGTGCTGCTGTGCACCAGCTCGGTGTCGAACCTGATCCGCGAGGGCAAGACATTCCAGATCCCCTCGGTGATGCAGACCGGGCGCGGGGCAGGAATGATGATGCTCAACGACGCGCTGCTGGAGCTGGTCAAGAAGAAGCTGGTGGTCCCGACCGAGGCGCTCAACAAATCCGTGGCACGCAATGAGATGCGGAGCATGCTGGAGCGCGCGGGCTTCAAAGTGGAGACTCCGGGGGAGGCTGCTGCTTCCCCCCCTCCCGCCCAGAAGTGA
- a CDS encoding type 1 glutamine amidotransferase domain-containing protein gives MFNAVIITGPGFQDHDVVYTYYRLKEEGYNVDIATKEGKPVIGKYNVPLPMDKTAKPNMPFSALSVDRYDVVILTGGHEAPERVRQDKTVLAFVKAMDEAGKIVAGLCHGPWIMISAKVLKGRKVCSYVGIVDDMINSGADVVDAEVIVDGNIITCSYYGYVGKFMRAVFAAVEANAARNPSSSTIAA, from the coding sequence ATGTTCAACGCTGTCATCATCACCGGCCCCGGCTTCCAGGATCACGACGTCGTCTACACCTACTACCGCCTGAAGGAGGAGGGCTACAACGTCGACATCGCCACCAAGGAGGGCAAGCCTGTCATTGGCAAGTACAACGTCCCGCTGCCCATGGACAAGACGGCCAAGCCCAACATGCCGTTCTCGGCCCTGTCCGTAGATCGCTACGACGTGGTCATCCTCACTGGCGGCCATGAAGCCCCGGAGCGGGTCCGCCAGGACAAGACGGTGCTGGCCTTCGTCAAGGCGATGGATGAGGCGGGGAAGATCGTCGCGGGGCTGTGTCACGGCCCGTGGATCATGATCTCCGCGAAGGTGCTCAAGGGCCGGAAGGTGTGCTCGTACGTTGGCATCGTCGATGACATGATCAACAGCGGCGCCGATGTGGTCGACGCGGAAGTCATTGTCGACGGCAACATCATCACCTGCTCCTACTACGGGTACGTGGGCAAGTTCATGAGGGCTGTGTTCGCGGCGGTCGAGGCCAACGCGGCCCGGAATCCGTCCTCGTCCACCATTGCTGCGTGA